In one Pseudomonas sp. Bout1 genomic region, the following are encoded:
- a CDS encoding 5-guanidino-2-oxopentanoate decarboxylase, with translation MATCGEVLVKLLESYGVDQVFGIPGVHTVELYRGLGRSSIRHVTPRHEQGAGFMADGYARTSGKPGVCFIITGPGMTNITTAMGQAYADSIPMLVISSVQSRSQLGGGRGKLHELPNQGAMIAGVAAFSHTLMSAAELPGVLARAFALFQAGRPRPVHIEIPLDVLVENADALLGSEPVSVARAGAAPSAVKQMSQLLAAAKRPLILAGGGAIDAAPELAQLAETLGAPVALTINAKGMLASNHPLLIGSTQTLVATRALVAEADVVLAIGTELAETDYDVTFAGGFEIPGALLRIDIDCDQTVRNYPPHVALVADAQIAAKALLAELVTKPLAARDSDWGAHRVARLWSELEPSWDAATRAQTLFLNTVLQELPDAVLVGDSTQPVYTGNLTLNLDHPRRWFNSSTGYGTLGYALPAAIGAWLGRGNGAPVVCLIGDGGLQFTLPELASAVEARTPVIVLLWNNQGYEEIKKYMVNRAIEPVGVDIYTPDFIGVAKALGAAAQRIQGVEELRSALRAATDRQGPTLIEIDQGLWMKEVAV, from the coding sequence ATGGCGACCTGCGGCGAAGTATTGGTCAAATTGCTGGAAAGCTACGGCGTGGACCAGGTGTTCGGCATCCCCGGCGTGCACACCGTGGAACTCTACCGCGGCCTGGGGCGCTCAAGCATCCGCCACGTCACCCCGCGCCACGAACAGGGCGCCGGCTTCATGGCCGACGGCTATGCACGCACCAGCGGCAAGCCCGGCGTGTGCTTTATCATCACCGGCCCGGGCATGACCAATATCACCACCGCCATGGGCCAGGCCTATGCCGACTCGATCCCGATGCTGGTGATTTCCAGCGTGCAGTCCCGCAGCCAACTGGGCGGTGGGCGCGGCAAGTTGCACGAACTGCCGAACCAGGGCGCGATGATCGCGGGCGTGGCGGCGTTTTCCCATACCTTGATGTCGGCGGCCGAACTGCCAGGTGTGCTGGCCCGGGCCTTTGCGCTGTTCCAGGCCGGGCGACCGCGCCCGGTGCACATCGAAATCCCGTTGGATGTGCTGGTGGAAAACGCCGATGCCCTGCTGGGCAGTGAGCCGGTCAGTGTTGCTCGCGCCGGCGCTGCACCGTCGGCGGTCAAGCAGATGAGCCAGTTGCTGGCGGCGGCGAAACGCCCGCTGATTCTCGCCGGTGGTGGTGCCATCGACGCAGCACCGGAGCTGGCGCAACTGGCCGAAACCCTCGGCGCGCCGGTGGCGCTGACGATCAATGCCAAGGGCATGCTCGCCTCCAACCATCCGCTGCTGATCGGCTCGACCCAAACCCTGGTCGCCACCCGCGCCCTGGTGGCCGAGGCAGACGTGGTACTGGCTATCGGCACCGAACTGGCAGAAACCGACTACGACGTGACCTTCGCCGGCGGCTTCGAAATTCCCGGCGCGCTGCTGCGCATCGACATCGATTGCGACCAGACCGTACGCAATTACCCACCACACGTCGCACTGGTGGCTGACGCGCAAATCGCCGCGAAGGCGCTGCTCGCCGAACTGGTCACCAAGCCGCTGGCCGCCCGCGACAGCGACTGGGGCGCTCACCGCGTGGCCCGTTTGTGGAGCGAACTGGAACCGAGCTGGGACGCCGCCACCCGCGCGCAAACCCTGTTCCTCAATACCGTATTGCAAGAGCTGCCCGACGCCGTACTGGTGGGCGACTCCACCCAACCGGTGTACACCGGCAACCTGACGCTGAACCTCGACCACCCGCGCCGCTGGTTCAACTCGTCCACCGGCTACGGCACCCTCGGCTATGCCTTGCCAGCGGCCATCGGCGCGTGGCTGGGTCGCGGCAACGGCGCGCCAGTGGTGTGCCTGATCGGCGACGGCGGCCTGCAATTCACCCTGCCGGAACTGGCCAGCGCCGTGGAAGCGCGCACGCCGGTGATCGTGCTGCTGTGGAATAACCAGGGCTATGAGGAGATCAAGAAATACATGGTCAACCGCGCCATCGAGCCGGTGGGCGTAGACATCTACACCCCCGACTTTATCGGTGTGGCCAAGGCCCTCGGCGCGGCGGCCCAGCGCATCCAGGGTGTTGAGGAATTACGCAGCGCATTGCGGGCCGCCACTGATCGCCAGGGGCCAACGCTGATTGAAATCGACCAAGGGCTTTGGATGAAGGAGGTAGCGGTATGA
- a CDS encoding aldehyde dehydrogenase family protein: MSTLVNGLYINGAWRAGHDVVGVTNPATEAALAQVSMGDASAVAEAVSAASAAFAHWSKSTGRDRAALLRKIAEGVSAQREHLMHLQSSNNGKPLFEAGIDVDDVIATFTYYAGLADEMDATQDRPVALPTDDFSARVRREPCGVVGLIVPWNFPMVTTAWKLAPALAAGCCVVLKPSEVTPLAELELARIIASVGLPAGVFNVVCGTGLAVGAPLAGDPRVAKISFTGSNAVGVQVMQRAAETVKGVSLELGGKSSLLVLADADLDQAVELACGGGFFNAGQMCSATSRVLVADELAEAFVTRLQARAESIRVADPFADDVEMGALVNRAQYQRVLGHIERGVQAGAKLLCGGGRPADLPHGYFIRPTVFTDVPLDSALWNEEIFGPVLCVRSFANEAEAVALANDSEFGLVASVLSTNLEAAERVANALQVGLVWINAPQVIFPQTAWGGYKQSSIGRELGPWGLQAFQEIKHVIRAT; encoded by the coding sequence ATGAGCACGCTAGTGAACGGGCTGTATATCAATGGTGCGTGGCGTGCGGGCCATGACGTGGTGGGCGTGACCAACCCGGCGACCGAGGCCGCATTGGCCCAAGTGAGCATGGGCGATGCAAGCGCGGTGGCTGAGGCCGTCAGTGCCGCCAGCGCGGCATTTGCGCACTGGTCCAAAAGCACCGGGCGTGACCGCGCCGCCCTGTTGCGCAAGATCGCCGAGGGCGTGAGCGCCCAGCGTGAACACCTGATGCACCTGCAATCGAGCAACAACGGCAAGCCGCTGTTTGAAGCGGGCATTGATGTGGACGACGTGATCGCCACCTTCACCTATTACGCCGGTTTGGCCGACGAAATGGACGCCACCCAGGACCGTCCGGTGGCACTGCCCACCGACGATTTCAGCGCCCGCGTACGCCGTGAACCCTGCGGTGTGGTGGGCCTGATCGTGCCGTGGAATTTCCCGATGGTGACCACCGCCTGGAAACTCGCCCCAGCGCTGGCGGCCGGTTGCTGCGTGGTGCTCAAGCCTTCGGAAGTGACGCCATTGGCGGAGTTGGAACTGGCCAGGATCATCGCTTCGGTGGGGTTGCCTGCCGGTGTGTTCAACGTGGTCTGCGGCACTGGCCTGGCGGTTGGCGCCCCGCTGGCTGGCGACCCTCGGGTTGCGAAAATCTCCTTCACCGGCAGCAATGCCGTGGGTGTGCAAGTGATGCAGCGCGCCGCTGAAACGGTCAAGGGCGTAAGCCTGGAACTGGGCGGCAAATCGTCGTTGCTGGTGCTGGCGGACGCCGACCTCGACCAGGCGGTGGAGCTGGCCTGCGGCGGTGGTTTCTTCAACGCCGGGCAGATGTGCTCCGCTACCAGCCGGGTGTTGGTGGCGGATGAATTGGCGGAGGCGTTTGTGACTCGCTTGCAGGCCAGGGCCGAGAGTATTCGCGTCGCCGACCCGTTTGCCGACGACGTGGAAATGGGCGCGCTGGTCAACCGTGCGCAGTATCAGCGGGTGCTGGGGCATATCGAGCGGGGCGTGCAAGCGGGTGCGAAGTTATTGTGTGGCGGCGGGCGCCCGGCGGATTTGCCTCACGGTTATTTCATTCGCCCGACGGTGTTTACCGACGTGCCGCTGGACAGCGCGTTGTGGAACGAAGAAATCTTCGGCCCGGTGCTGTGCGTGCGCAGCTTTGCCAATGAGGCCGAGGCGGTGGCGCTGGCCAATGACAGTGAGTTTGGTTTGGTGGCCAGTGTGTTGAGCACCAACCTGGAAGCGGCTGAACGGGTGGCGAATGCGTTGCAGGTGGGACTGGTGTGGATTAACGCACCGCAGGTAATCTTTCCGCAAACGGCGTGGGGTGGTTACAAGCAGAGCAGTATCGGCCGGGAATTGGGGCCGTGGGGGTTGCAGGCGTTCCAGGAGATCAAGCATGTGATTCGGGCGACCTGA
- a CDS encoding MFS transporter: MKTANTAREPRELNKLMFVKLMPLLIIAYVLSFLDRTNIALAKHHLDVDLGISAAAYGLGAGLFFLTYALSEIPSNLIMHKVGARFWIARIMVTWGLISAAMAFVQGETSFYVLRLLLGIAEAGLFPGVMLYLTYWFNREQRARATGYFLLGVCFANIIGGPVGAALMRMDGILGWHGWQWMFLLEGLPAVAFAWVVWRKLPDRPSKAPWLSAEEARGIEQRIAMETEEGAGEGGHSLKNWLTPQILLAIFVYFCHQITIYTVIFFLPSIISKYGELSTMSVGLLTSLPWIAAAAGAVLLPRFATTPTRARRLLITGLLTMALGLGIASVSGPVFSLLGFCVSAVMFFVVQSIIFLYPASRLKGVALAGGLGFVNACGLLGGFVGPSVMGAIEMSTGNAMNGLKVIALVLVVAALAALRLRQGQEPDHTSNEVGNPEASTR; this comes from the coding sequence ATGAAGACTGCCAACACCGCCCGTGAGCCACGGGAGTTGAACAAACTGATGTTCGTCAAGTTGATGCCCTTGTTGATCATCGCCTACGTGCTGAGTTTCCTGGACCGCACCAACATTGCCCTGGCCAAGCATCATCTGGACGTGGACCTGGGGATTTCAGCCGCGGCCTATGGCTTGGGTGCGGGGTTGTTTTTCCTGACCTATGCGCTGTCGGAAATCCCCAGCAACCTGATCATGCACAAGGTCGGCGCGCGGTTCTGGATTGCGCGGATCATGGTGACCTGGGGCCTGATCTCGGCGGCCATGGCGTTCGTCCAGGGCGAAACCTCGTTCTATGTCCTGCGCCTGCTGTTGGGCATTGCCGAAGCCGGTCTGTTTCCCGGGGTGATGCTGTACCTCACCTACTGGTTCAACCGCGAGCAACGGGCGCGGGCCACCGGGTATTTTCTGCTCGGCGTTTGTTTTGCCAACATCATCGGCGGCCCGGTGGGCGCGGCGTTGATGCGCATGGACGGAATCCTCGGCTGGCACGGCTGGCAGTGGATGTTTCTGCTTGAAGGCCTGCCGGCGGTCGCGTTTGCCTGGGTGGTGTGGCGCAAGTTGCCGGACCGCCCGAGCAAGGCGCCATGGCTCTCGGCCGAGGAAGCGCGGGGGATTGAACAGCGCATCGCGATGGAAACCGAAGAGGGCGCAGGTGAGGGCGGGCATTCCCTGAAAAACTGGCTGACGCCGCAAATCCTGCTGGCGATCTTTGTGTATTTTTGCCATCAGATCACCATTTACACGGTGATCTTTTTCCTGCCGAGCATCATCAGCAAATACGGTGAATTGAGCACCATGAGCGTCGGCTTGCTGACCTCATTACCGTGGATCGCCGCAGCGGCAGGCGCGGTGTTGCTGCCGCGTTTTGCGACCACCCCCACCCGTGCCCGGCGCTTGTTGATTACCGGCTTGCTGACCATGGCGTTGGGGTTGGGCATTGCCTCGGTGTCCGGGCCGGTGTTCAGCCTGCTGGGCTTTTGTGTGTCGGCGGTGATGTTCTTCGTGGTGCAGTCGATCATCTTTCTCTACCCGGCTTCGCGCCTCAAAGGCGTGGCGCTGGCGGGCGGGCTGGGCTTCGTAAACGCCTGCGGGTTGCTCGGCGGGTTTGTCGGGCCCTCGGTGATGGGCGCGATCGAGATGAGCACTGGCAATGCCATGAACGGCTTGAAGGTGATCGCGCTGGTGCTGGTGGTGGCCGCGTTGGCCGCCTTGCGTTTGCGCCAGGGGCAGGAGCCTGATCACACCAGCAATGAGGTGGGAAACCCGGAAGCCAGCACCAGATAA
- a CDS encoding cyanate transporter: MENVRAKPATALWLMISVVLVALNLRPSMAAVGPLLSSIRADVALSFSTASLLTMLPVMAMGLAMFFGMAAAKRFGEHRSIVLSLLVIGLATVSRLFLDSALELIFSAIAAGVGIAMIQALMPALIKSRFSDNVSLFMGLYVTAIMGGAAIAASFSPFIQVHTGSWRIGLAIWAVLAVLALVFWYAQRSVLPPLPQAGAGSQASFFGNCRAWLLAIFFGLGTAAYTCVLAWLAPYYVELGWSEQNAGLLLGFLTAMEVVSGLLTPAIANRRRDKRAVVAVLLMLMIAGFCGLILSPHYLSLLWPCLLGLGIGGLFPMSLILSLDHLDNPRRAGGLTAFVQGIGYLIAGLSPLIAGMIRDQLGSFEWAWWSLTAVVVLMLLIVLRFDPRHYARHIR; this comes from the coding sequence ATGGAAAACGTCCGCGCAAAACCCGCTACCGCCCTTTGGCTGATGATCAGCGTGGTGCTGGTCGCCCTCAACCTGCGCCCGTCGATGGCCGCCGTCGGCCCGCTGTTGTCGTCGATTCGCGCTGATGTGGCCCTGAGTTTCAGCACCGCGTCCTTGCTGACGATGTTGCCGGTCATGGCCATGGGCCTGGCGATGTTTTTTGGCATGGCCGCGGCCAAGCGGTTCGGCGAGCATCGCAGCATTGTGCTGTCGCTGCTGGTGATCGGCCTGGCTACCGTGTCGCGGTTGTTCCTGGATTCGGCGCTTGAGCTGATTTTCAGCGCCATCGCCGCAGGCGTAGGGATCGCGATGATCCAGGCGCTGATGCCCGCCTTGATCAAGTCGCGCTTCAGCGACAACGTTTCCCTGTTTATGGGCCTGTACGTCACCGCGATCATGGGCGGCGCAGCCATCGCCGCCTCGTTCTCGCCGTTTATCCAGGTGCACACCGGCAGTTGGCGCATCGGCCTGGCGATCTGGGCGGTGCTCGCCGTATTGGCGCTGGTGTTTTGGTACGCGCAGCGCTCGGTGCTGCCGCCACTGCCGCAAGCAGGCGCAGGCTCGCAGGCGTCATTCTTTGGTAACTGCCGGGCCTGGCTACTGGCGATCTTTTTTGGCCTCGGCACCGCCGCCTATACCTGCGTACTTGCCTGGCTGGCGCCGTACTACGTGGAGCTGGGCTGGAGCGAACAGAACGCCGGCCTGTTGCTGGGTTTCTTGACCGCCATGGAAGTGGTCTCCGGCCTGCTCACCCCGGCCATTGCCAACCGCCGCCGAGACAAGCGCGCCGTGGTCGCGGTGTTGTTGATGCTGATGATCGCCGGCTTCTGCGGCCTGATTCTCAGCCCGCACTACCTGAGCCTGCTGTGGCCGTGCTTGCTGGGCCTGGGCATTGGCGGGTTGTTTCCGATGAGCCTGATCCTGTCCCTCGACCATCTGGACAACCCACGCCGGGCCGGTGGCCTCACTGCCTTTGTGCAGGGCATTGGCTACTTGATCGCCGGTTTGTCGCCGCTGATCGCCGGGATGATCCGCGACCAACTGGGCAGCTTTGAATGGGCCTGGTGGTCACTGACGGCGGTCGTGGTGTTGATGCTGCTGATCGTGTTGCGCTTCGATCCCCGGCATTACGCGCGGCATATTCGCTGA
- a CDS encoding LysR substrate-binding domain-containing protein encodes MNRNELRKADINLMVVFETLMLERNVTRVAEKLFLGQPTISSALNRLRTLFNDPLFIRVGHRMEPTARAEEIIKHLSPALDSLSSALSLTHDFDPSISTMTFRIGLSDDVEFGLLPPLLRALRQEAPMVVFVVQHVDYWRIPDLLASGDITVGITQTRGLPANAKRKLLRHIRPCLLRADASDKPLTLDEYCARPHVLVSHTANVSGFADEWLAEIGRKRHVVLSVPQYSALPALLAGTDMIASLPDYTAHAMAAGGNLFCEPFPFETPTLDLSMVWLSHVDTDPAERWVRSRLEAFMSERDMLPVVVAKS; translated from the coding sequence ATGAATCGCAATGAATTACGCAAGGCCGACATCAACCTGATGGTGGTCTTTGAAACCTTGATGCTCGAACGCAATGTGACACGGGTGGCCGAGAAGCTGTTTCTTGGCCAACCCACCATCAGTTCGGCCCTCAACCGCCTGCGCACGCTGTTCAACGACCCGCTGTTCATTCGCGTCGGCCATCGCATGGAACCGACCGCGCGGGCCGAGGAAATCATCAAGCACCTGTCGCCGGCCCTCGACTCATTGTCATCGGCCCTGAGCCTGACCCACGATTTCGACCCATCCATCAGCACCATGACTTTTCGCATCGGCCTGTCCGACGACGTTGAGTTCGGCCTGCTGCCGCCACTGCTGCGCGCGTTGCGCCAGGAAGCGCCGATGGTGGTGTTCGTGGTACAGCATGTGGATTACTGGCGCATCCCGGACCTGCTGGCTTCCGGTGATATCACCGTGGGCATCACCCAGACCCGTGGCCTGCCGGCGAATGCCAAGCGCAAGTTATTGCGGCATATTCGCCCTTGCCTGTTGCGAGCGGATGCGTCGGACAAACCGCTGACCCTCGACGAATATTGCGCACGGCCCCATGTGCTGGTTTCCCACACGGCCAACGTGTCTGGGTTCGCCGACGAATGGCTGGCGGAGATCGGACGCAAGCGCCATGTGGTGCTCTCGGTGCCGCAATACAGCGCGCTGCCGGCATTGCTCGCCGGCACCGACATGATCGCCAGCCTGCCGGACTACACCGCCCACGCCATGGCCGCCGGGGGGAATCTGTTCTGTGAGCCGTTTCCGTTCGAAACCCCGACCCTGGACTTGTCGATGGTTTGGCTCAGTCATGTCGACACCGACCCGGCGGAACGGTGGGTGCGCTCGCGGCTGGAGGCGTTCATGAGTGAGCGGGATATGCTGCCAGTCGTCGTAGCAAAATCTTGA
- a CDS encoding 5-carboxymethyl-2-hydroxymuconate Delta-isomerase yields the protein MPHLHLEYTANLTELAVEKTLLRLNNVLMASGQFGSEFDIKSRALKVETFQVGTSLSPRAFIAVKLSLLSGRSPQVKKQLSESLLAALQDLGDWPADLQVQLSVLLVDMDRDSYSKVTIG from the coding sequence ATGCCGCACCTGCATCTGGAATACACCGCCAACCTCACTGAGCTGGCCGTTGAGAAAACCTTGTTGCGGCTCAACAACGTGCTGATGGCGTCCGGGCAGTTCGGTTCCGAGTTCGACATCAAAAGCCGCGCGCTGAAGGTGGAGACGTTCCAGGTCGGCACCTCCCTGAGCCCGCGCGCGTTTATCGCCGTGAAGCTGTCGCTGCTCAGCGGGCGCTCACCGCAGGTCAAGAAGCAATTGTCGGAAAGCCTGTTGGCGGCGCTGCAGGACCTGGGCGATTGGCCTGCAGACCTGCAGGTGCAGCTCAGTGTCTTGCTGGTAGACATGGATCGCGATTCCTACAGCAAAGTCACCATCGGCTGA
- a CDS encoding SMP-30/gluconolactonase/LRE family protein, producing MRIEVLVDVKTTLGEGPVWDALQQRLYWIDSADGRILRCTDDGRELRAWDVGQKIGSMALRHSGEQAIVALQNGVHILDLNSGELALVIDPEPALPNNRLNDGKVDRQGRFVFGSMDTLEDSASAKLYRLDADLSLHTLDEGIIVSNGPCWSPSGDTFYFCDTWSGEIWAYDYDQASGAVSNRRTFAKVDTGGGGAADGCTVDAEGCLWQALVYAGKLVRYTPDGQVDRVIQMPVKKVTSLTFGGPNLDTLFVTSMAKPPLPRFPADGQQRGALFAITGLGVQGIAERRFAS from the coding sequence ATGCGTATCGAAGTGCTTGTCGACGTAAAGACCACACTGGGTGAAGGCCCGGTGTGGGATGCCCTGCAACAACGGCTGTACTGGATCGACAGCGCCGACGGCCGGATCCTGCGCTGCACCGATGATGGCCGCGAGCTGCGTGCCTGGGACGTGGGGCAGAAAATCGGCTCCATGGCCCTGCGCCATAGTGGCGAGCAAGCCATCGTCGCCCTGCAAAACGGCGTGCATATTCTGGACCTCAACAGCGGCGAACTGGCCCTGGTGATCGACCCGGAGCCCGCACTGCCCAACAACCGCCTCAACGACGGCAAGGTCGACCGCCAGGGCCGCTTTGTCTTCGGCTCCATGGACACCCTCGAAGACAGCGCCAGCGCCAAACTCTACCGCCTCGACGCGGACCTGAGCCTGCACACCCTGGACGAAGGCATCATCGTGTCCAACGGCCCGTGCTGGAGCCCGTCGGGTGACACGTTCTACTTCTGCGACACCTGGTCCGGCGAGATCTGGGCCTATGACTACGACCAGGCCAGCGGTGCGGTGAGCAATCGACGCACCTTCGCCAAGGTCGACACTGGCGGCGGTGGCGCTGCCGACGGCTGCACCGTGGATGCCGAGGGCTGCCTGTGGCAGGCGTTGGTCTACGCCGGGAAACTGGTGCGCTACACCCCCGACGGCCAGGTCGACCGGGTCATCCAGATGCCAGTGAAAAAGGTCACCAGCCTGACCTTCGGCGGGCCGAACCTGGACACCCTGTTCGTCACCTCCATGGCCAAGCCGCCGTTGCCGCGTTTCCCGGCCGACGGTCAGCAGCGCGGGGCGCTTTTTGCGATCACCGGGCTGGGCGTGCAAGGAATAGCCGAGCGACGGTTCGCCAGCTAG
- a CDS encoding LysR family transcriptional regulator, translated as MLNSNLLRKLDMQDLMVFIAVYDQSSVTEVSETLFVSQSTVSYSLKKLRTSFEDELFINTRAGMRPTYKATSMYGHVQKILESINLCHAGSQAFDPTHKAVTFNVCAPEYFEQLILPRLLKNFDHADLPVIVNVQKLETEIPADALRDGRLDLVICFGPHFHREHKDIKNQMLLEDDLVCVFDKHSAPREPAFSLQSFVARRHVFPTPWSSDTNMIDGWLARQSHKRQVIARANSYSAALKMITGTDFIVTLPRRVQKLLADKTVFGHCEAPNGLPGFTLDMQWNEHSEQDSANTWFREQMMKVCADQGLL; from the coding sequence ATGCTAAACAGCAACTTGCTTAGAAAGCTCGATATGCAGGACCTGATGGTGTTTATCGCTGTTTACGATCAAAGCAGCGTCACCGAGGTCTCCGAAACTCTATTCGTCAGCCAGTCCACCGTGAGCTACAGCTTGAAGAAGCTGCGTACCAGTTTCGAAGACGAGTTGTTTATCAATACCCGGGCGGGCATGCGTCCTACGTACAAAGCCACCAGCATGTACGGCCATGTGCAGAAAATCCTCGAAAGCATCAACCTGTGTCACGCCGGCAGCCAGGCCTTCGACCCCACCCATAAGGCCGTGACCTTCAACGTCTGCGCCCCCGAATACTTCGAACAGTTGATCTTGCCGCGCCTGCTGAAAAACTTCGACCACGCCGACCTTCCGGTGATCGTCAACGTGCAGAAGCTGGAAACCGAGATCCCCGCCGACGCCTTGCGCGACGGGCGCCTGGACCTGGTGATTTGCTTCGGCCCGCACTTTCATCGCGAGCACAAGGACATCAAGAACCAGATGCTCCTGGAGGACGACCTGGTGTGTGTGTTCGACAAACACTCGGCGCCCCGCGAGCCGGCATTCAGCCTGCAATCGTTCGTCGCCCGGCGCCACGTGTTCCCCACGCCCTGGAGTTCCGACACCAACATGATCGACGGCTGGCTGGCGCGCCAGTCCCACAAGCGCCAGGTGATCGCCCGGGCCAACAGCTACAGCGCGGCGCTGAAGATGATCACCGGCACCGACTTTATCGTGACCTTGCCTCGGCGGGTGCAAAAGCTGCTGGCAGACAAAACCGTGTTCGGCCATTGCGAAGCGCCGAACGGTTTACCGGGGTTTACCCTGGACATGCAGTGGAATGAACACAGTGAGCAGGACAGCGCAAACACATGGTTCAGGGAACAGATGATGAAGGTATGCGCGGATCAGGGGTTGCTGTAA
- a CDS encoding MFS transporter, whose product MATLKKASLRSIHRHSWVSLLVCWMIWILNAYDREIVLRLGPTISKHFDLSADQWGTMATVIMLALALLDIPGSMWSDRYGGGWKRARFQVPLVLGYTAISFLSGFKALSGNLATFIALRVGVNLGAGWGEPVGVSNTAEWWPVERRGFALGAHHTGYPIGAMLSGIVASFVISTFGEDNWRYVFFFAFVVALPLMIFWARYSTAERITALYVDIAAKGMTPPDNAPASQVKGHAWRTFIATLRNRNIALTAGNTMLTQVVYMGVNIVLPAYLYNIAGLSLAESAGMSVVFTLTGILGQLVWPSLSDIIGRRVTLIICGVWMAASVGAFYFANTLTLIIVVQLLFGLVANAVWPIYYAVACDSAEPSATSTANGIITTAMFIGGGLAPVLMGSLIAMGGGWTTLHGYTVCFFVMAGCALGGALLQLFSHRPPALVAQLEP is encoded by the coding sequence ATGGCAACCTTAAAAAAAGCCTCGCTGCGCAGCATTCACCGGCACTCCTGGGTGTCGCTGCTGGTGTGCTGGATGATCTGGATCCTCAACGCCTACGACCGTGAGATCGTGCTGCGCCTGGGGCCGACCATCTCCAAGCATTTTGATTTGTCGGCCGATCAGTGGGGCACCATGGCCACGGTGATCATGCTCGCCCTGGCCCTGCTGGATATTCCCGGATCGATGTGGAGCGACCGCTACGGCGGTGGCTGGAAACGCGCGCGGTTCCAGGTGCCGCTGGTGCTGGGCTACACGGCGATTTCGTTTCTCTCCGGGTTCAAGGCCCTGAGCGGCAACCTCGCAACCTTTATTGCGCTGCGGGTCGGCGTCAACCTCGGCGCAGGCTGGGGCGAGCCGGTGGGCGTGAGCAACACCGCCGAATGGTGGCCGGTGGAACGGCGTGGTTTTGCGCTCGGCGCGCACCACACCGGTTACCCGATTGGCGCCATGCTCAGTGGCATCGTCGCCAGTTTTGTCATCAGCACCTTTGGTGAAGACAACTGGCGCTACGTGTTCTTCTTCGCGTTTGTGGTGGCCTTGCCGTTGATGATTTTCTGGGCGCGATATTCCACTGCCGAACGCATCACCGCGCTGTACGTCGACATCGCCGCCAAAGGCATGACCCCGCCGGACAACGCCCCCGCCAGCCAAGTGAAGGGCCACGCCTGGCGTACCTTTATCGCCACCTTGCGCAACCGCAATATCGCGCTCACGGCGGGTAACACGATGCTGACCCAAGTCGTGTACATGGGCGTCAACATCGTGCTGCCGGCGTACCTGTACAACATCGCCGGGCTGTCCCTGGCCGAGTCGGCGGGGATGAGCGTGGTGTTCACCCTCACCGGGATTCTCGGGCAACTGGTGTGGCCGTCGCTGTCGGACATCATTGGCCGGCGCGTCACCCTGATCATCTGCGGGGTGTGGATGGCTGCCAGTGTCGGTGCGTTTTACTTCGCCAACACCCTGACCCTGATCATCGTCGTGCAACTGCTGTTCGGCCTGGTGGCCAACGCGGTGTGGCCGATCTACTACGCGGTGGCGTGCGACTCGGCCGAGCCGTCGGCGACCTCCACCGCCAACGGCATCATTACCACCGCGATGTTTATCGGCGGCGGCCTGGCGCCGGTGCTGATGGGCAGCCTGATTGCCATGGGTGGCGGCTGGACCACCTTGCACGGCTACACGGTGTGCTTCTTCGTGATGGCCGGCTGTGCCCTGGGCGGGGCGCTGCTGCAACTGTTTTCCCATCGCCCGCCAGCCCTGGTTGCGCAACTCGAACCCTAG